A window from Bradysia coprophila strain Holo2 chromosome X unlocalized genomic scaffold, BU_Bcop_v1 contig_20, whole genome shotgun sequence encodes these proteins:
- the LOC119068547 gene encoding mitogen-activated protein kinase kinase kinase 7 codes for MAERVHQHEEIASLPHPFVEEIDFNEIRQLEVVGKGSFGTVYKAVWREKYVAVKYIEQESERNAFTIEVRQLSRVAHPNIVALFGACTKRPHVCLVMEYAEGGSLYNVLHCNPKPYYTAAHAMSWARQCAEGVAYLHAMRPKPLIHRDLKPPNLLLINGGRMLKICDFGTVTDKATLMTNNKGSAAWMAPEVFEGYTYTEKCDVFSWGIILWEVLSREQPFKDIEFTFSIMWSVHKGQRPPLIEGCPKPIEILMTTCWDPSPAARPSMEFVVNQMNELCRFFPGADQVLEYADYSDSEYYEEDDLDSSQSLYDSNRSADRTPTNHTNQVPEIPQPKSRQEVNNSIRQFTKENSTNSPRWTSTDEDTTEQRIVPEPLKLENYHQNGLVKSNSMLEPLSLEVDDNAWELDPEQLQHLIGNMPNSQGNKRLTVTENRSTAPTPESSTSNENPSDSDVSIDLESIHLLLEPHLRPTTPDPNNSASQKIFKEHNELAKEYLRIHSEIVYVTWSKNQLLDAMPEDQRQERLEFSRRLEERDNLKQFEAKLKRQLQLIRTGSRPQNEQSSTEPKGEGWVLKPSSKP; via the exons ATGGCTGAACGTGTACACCAGCATGAAGAAATTGCAAGTCTTCCACATCCATTTGTCGAAGAAATTGACTTTAATGAAATCAGACAGTTAGAG GTCGTCGGAAAAGGATCATTTGGAACGGTGTACAAAGCAGTCTGGCGAGAAAAATATGTCGCAGTCAAATACATTGAACAGGAGTCCGAAAGGAATGCATTTACCATTGAA GTACGTCAACTATCCAGAGTTGCGCATCCGAATATCGTAGCGCTGTTCGGAGCGTGTACGAAACGACCGCACGTGTGTCTTGTTATGGAATATGCCGAGGGTGGTTCACTGTACAATGTGTTGCATTGCAATCCGAAACCGTATTATACAGCCGCTCATGCAATGAGCTGGGCGAGACAGTGTGCCGAAGGTGTAGCTTACTTGCATGCAATGCGCCCGAAACCGCTGATACATCGCGATTTGAAACCGCCAAACTTACTTCTTATTAACGGTGGACGAATGTTGAAGATATGTGATTTTGGCACCGTTACCGACAAAGCAACACTGATGACTAATAATAAAGGCAGTGCTGCGTGGATGGCACCGGAAGTATTCGAAGGGTATACGTACACCGAAAAATGTGATGTTTTCAGTTGGGGAATCATACTTTGGGAAGTGTTGTCACGCGAACAGCCCTTCAAAGATATCGAATTTACATTTAGCATAATGTGGAGTGTTCACAAAg GCCAACGTCCACCACTCATTGAAGGATGTCCAAAGCCAATCGAAATCTTGATGACTACCTGCTGGGATCCGAGCCCTGCTGCTAGGCCCTCAATGGAATTCGTCGTCAATCAAATGAACGAATTGTGTCGCTTCTTTCCTGGGGCCGACCAGGTTTTGGAATACGCAGACTACAGTGAT AGCGAATATTATGAAGAAGACGATTTAGACTCGAGCCAAAGTTTGTACGACAGCAATCGGTCAGCTGATCGTACACCAACAAATCATACCAATCAAGTGCCTGAAATACCACAACCAAAGTCGCGTCAGGAAGTTAACAATTCGATAAGACAGTTCACGAAGGAAAATTCAACCAATTCGCCTCGATGGACGAGTACTGACGAAGACACCACGGAACAACGAATTGTACCCGAACCattgaaattagaaaattaccACCAGAACGGTCTAGTCAAAAGTAACTCGATGCTGGAACCTCTTTCCTTGGAAGTTGATGATAATGCATGGGAATTGGATCCTGAACAGTTGCAGCATCTCATTGGAAATATGC CAAATAGTCAAGGAAATAAGAGGCTAACAGTTACGGAAAATAGATCGACAGCACCCACACCAGAATCATCTACCTCAAACGAGAATCCGTCGGACAGTGATGTGTCTATAGACCTGGAGTCCATACATTTATTACTGGAGCCGCATTTAAGACCCACTACTCCAGATCCAAACAATTCTGCATCgcaaaagattttcaaagaaCACAATGAACTGGCAAAAGAATATTTAAGG ATACACTCGGAAATCGTTTACGTCACTTGGAGTAAAAATCAATTGCTGGATGCGATGCCTGAGGATCAGCGCCAGGAACGTTTAGAATTCTCGAGAAGGCTGGAAGAGCGG GACAACTTAAAACAGTTTGAAGCCAAATTGAAACGACAACTACAACTAATTCGTACCGGTTCACGGCCACAGAATGAACAGAGCTCCACAGAACCGAAGGGGGAAGGATGGGTCTTAAAGCCATCATCGAAACCATAA